Proteins from one Halarchaeum grantii genomic window:
- a CDS encoding DUF6735 family protein — MGHRALIAYERPDGQYNLHYTHRGARNLQLKHSITRATPFGEYTRENEWTHRAYEFLQTASDDSIPAPETHESRTPTRVRVEPRAVDVTLETIRREYVDYLTHEAFYVVNHEDGQLVVTAYRVFWFGLEDVATTATRAPMIGYGALRTVTWRDGERVNDEYVRGEFDALKAIIGDFLDRGVFASEGEALAYLERVFREWSSDADLDVVLNQ, encoded by the coding sequence ATGGGACATCGAGCTCTCATCGCCTACGAGCGACCAGACGGCCAGTACAACCTCCACTATACGCACCGCGGCGCTCGAAACCTCCAGTTGAAGCATTCGATTACGCGCGCGACGCCGTTCGGTGAGTACACGCGAGAGAACGAATGGACGCATCGTGCCTACGAATTCCTGCAGACCGCTTCAGACGACTCGATTCCCGCTCCGGAAACTCACGAGTCGCGGACACCGACGCGTGTCCGTGTCGAACCACGCGCCGTCGACGTCACGCTCGAGACGATCCGACGGGAGTACGTCGACTATCTCACCCACGAAGCATTCTACGTCGTCAACCACGAGGACGGTCAGCTCGTGGTGACGGCGTATCGGGTATTCTGGTTCGGCTTAGAGGACGTCGCGACGACGGCGACACGGGCACCGATGATCGGATATGGAGCGCTCCGAACCGTCACTTGGCGCGACGGCGAGCGCGTTAACGACGAGTACGTTCGCGGAGAATTCGACGCGCTGAAAGCCATCATCGGGGATTTCCTCGACCGCGGCGTCTTCGCTAGTGAGGGCGAGGCACTCGCGTATCTCGAACGAGTGTTCCGCGAATGGAGTAGTGACGCAGATCTCGACGTCGTGCTCAATCAGTAG
- a CDS encoding orc1/cdc6 family replication initiation protein, translated as MGMFERDQHVFADAGPLDDSYEPEDIRERDDELAKYQRALQPIIDNRPTSNIFLYGKTGTGKTVATKYMLSHLESDAAQYDDVDLSIVWTSCENLSSSYQVAVALVNELRDAQDADRISTTGYSQQRVFDLLYDELDALGGTAIIVLDEIDNIGDSDDLLYGLPRARSNGYVDNVQPVIIGISNDFQFRDSLSPKVKDTLAEKEILFPPYNANQLRSILSPRADKAFHDGVLSEDVVPLCAAFAAQDTGSARQAIRLLREAGELAQAEDASTIAEDHVRDAQDELEKNQLYEGMQELTPQGHAVLCALAYHQALGEIPVRSRDLYQRYTSICDRLDADRVSERRVRDHLSDLNMLGLITVYERNEGLSAGRYHEYELDVPLQAVLDVLLATSRFEDVADHIRSTAADQNRLQSDFSSY; from the coding sequence ATGGGGATGTTTGAGCGGGATCAGCATGTGTTCGCGGACGCCGGACCTCTTGATGATTCGTATGAGCCCGAGGATATCCGCGAACGTGACGACGAACTCGCGAAGTATCAGCGGGCACTCCAACCTATCATCGACAATCGACCGACGTCGAATATCTTTCTGTACGGGAAAACGGGTACTGGGAAGACCGTCGCAACGAAATATATGCTCTCACATCTTGAATCGGACGCTGCTCAATACGACGACGTCGACCTCTCGATAGTCTGGACGAGCTGCGAGAATCTCTCCTCCTCCTATCAGGTCGCCGTCGCGCTCGTGAACGAACTCCGCGATGCCCAAGATGCAGACCGCATTAGCACGACAGGCTACTCTCAGCAGCGCGTCTTCGACCTCCTATACGACGAACTTGACGCACTCGGTGGCACCGCCATCATCGTCCTCGACGAGATCGATAACATCGGTGACTCCGACGACCTCCTCTACGGGCTCCCTCGCGCACGCTCAAACGGCTACGTCGACAACGTTCAACCCGTCATTATCGGGATCAGTAACGACTTCCAGTTTCGCGACAGCCTCTCCCCGAAAGTCAAAGATACTCTCGCCGAGAAGGAGATCCTCTTCCCGCCATACAACGCGAATCAACTCCGCTCGATCCTATCCCCACGGGCAGATAAAGCGTTCCACGATGGTGTCCTCTCCGAAGATGTCGTCCCCCTCTGCGCGGCGTTTGCAGCCCAAGATACGGGTTCCGCGAGACAGGCGATCCGTCTCCTTCGGGAGGCCGGTGAACTCGCTCAAGCAGAGGATGCCTCCACGATAGCTGAAGACCACGTTCGAGACGCCCAGGACGAACTCGAGAAGAACCAGCTCTACGAGGGCATGCAAGAACTCACGCCCCAAGGGCACGCCGTCCTCTGCGCCCTCGCATACCATCAAGCGCTCGGCGAAATCCCGGTCCGATCCCGCGATCTCTACCAGCGCTATACGTCGATCTGCGATCGGCTTGACGCCGACCGCGTCAGCGAACGGCGCGTCCGAGACCACCTCTCCGATCTGAATATGCTCGGACTCATTACGGTTTACGAGCGCAATGAAGGGCTCTCGGCTGGCCGCTATCACGAATATGAGCTTGACGTCCCACTACAGGCCGTCCTCGACGTTCTTCTCGCGACCTCTCGCTTCGAAGATGTCGCGGACCATATTCGATCGACAGCCGCCGATCAGAACCGCCTCCAATCTGATTTCTCCAGCTACTAA
- a CDS encoding transcription initiation factor IIB has product MASREIYANGFDEDVQTDDQANGCPECGGRVETNTVETVCEECGLVLTEHAIDHSGEPVYEEETERTGAPLTTARHDRGLSTTIGRKRDAKGNTLPAKKRRQLGRLRREQKRGRFRSKQERNLGHGLGEVQRVASVLDIDNTLREQACQLFRSAQSEDLLVGRSIEAMAAASAYAACRCNGRSLPLADVVEAARVGENRVTNTYATLNEELGLPAQPMQPHAYLPRLASDLDVPDRVRRRARALAEHAEDECIAQGASPPGFAAACLYHAAREPEYRLTQTEVADVAGVTTTTVRNHRETLLEELP; this is encoded by the coding sequence ATGGCTTCGAGAGAGATCTACGCGAACGGTTTCGACGAGGACGTCCAGACTGACGACCAGGCGAATGGCTGCCCGGAGTGCGGTGGGCGAGTCGAGACGAACACAGTAGAGACAGTCTGCGAGGAGTGTGGACTCGTCCTGACGGAGCACGCAATTGACCATAGCGGGGAGCCGGTGTACGAGGAGGAAACGGAGCGAACGGGTGCACCACTCACGACGGCGCGTCACGATCGGGGACTCTCGACGACGATCGGACGGAAGCGCGACGCGAAGGGGAATACGCTCCCCGCGAAGAAGCGCCGGCAGCTCGGCCGACTACGTCGCGAGCAAAAACGGGGTCGGTTCCGTTCCAAACAGGAGCGGAACCTCGGGCACGGTCTCGGGGAGGTGCAGCGAGTCGCGAGCGTCCTCGACATCGACAATACGCTTCGGGAGCAGGCGTGCCAGCTCTTCCGGAGCGCCCAGTCCGAGGACCTCCTCGTGGGGCGGTCGATCGAGGCGATGGCCGCCGCGAGCGCCTACGCCGCCTGCCGGTGCAACGGACGGTCACTCCCACTCGCGGACGTCGTCGAGGCCGCGCGCGTCGGCGAGAATCGCGTGACCAACACCTACGCGACGCTGAACGAGGAACTCGGACTGCCGGCACAGCCGATGCAGCCCCACGCGTACCTCCCACGTCTCGCTTCCGACCTCGACGTCCCCGATCGGGTCCGACGACGAGCACGAGCGCTCGCGGAACACGCTGAGGACGAGTGCATCGCACAGGGGGCGTCCCCGCCGGGCTTCGCGGCGGCCTGCCTCTATCACGCGGCCCGAGAGCCCGAGTATCGGCTCACGCAGACCGAAGTGGCAGACGTCGCAGGCGTCACCACGACCACGGTCCGAAATCATCGCGAGACGCTACTCGAGGAGCTCCCGTAG
- a CDS encoding antitoxin VapB family protein codes for MSHQIRLDDDVYERVRAAKQEDETFSDAVERLIGGRSLSELADVFDDEQTQEMRDAIEAADERDHDEARRVAERFE; via the coding sequence ATGTCGCATCAGATCCGGCTTGACGACGACGTCTACGAACGCGTTCGTGCAGCGAAGCAGGAGGACGAGACATTTAGTGATGCGGTCGAACGGCTCATCGGTGGTCGGTCGCTGAGCGAACTCGCGGACGTCTTCGACGATGAGCAAACCCAGGAGATGCGCGATGCGATCGAGGCTGCCGACGAGCGTGATCACGACGAAGCCCGTCGGGTCGCGGAGCGGTTCGAGTGA
- a CDS encoding PIN domain-containing protein: MIVDTSYVLDIIDENEAALAKEHELETANVPLVIPAMTILELYIGVGKVANTAEERQQVESILESYPQVAMTPSISRRAGRILGEALAASEPGEGPGIGKGDAAIAATAIERDEPVLAGDSHFGAIDGVALETYR; this comes from the coding sequence GTGATCGTCGACACCAGCTACGTTCTCGATATCATCGACGAGAACGAGGCGGCACTCGCCAAAGAGCACGAACTCGAGACGGCGAACGTCCCGCTCGTCATCCCAGCGATGACGATCCTGGAGCTGTACATCGGCGTCGGGAAAGTCGCAAATACAGCCGAAGAACGCCAGCAGGTCGAAAGTATCCTCGAATCGTATCCCCAGGTGGCGATGACACCGAGTATCTCGCGACGCGCCGGTCGGATTCTCGGCGAAGCGCTCGCCGCTTCCGAGCCTGGCGAGGGCCCCGGCATCGGAAAGGGAGACGCCGCGATCGCCGCCACAGCCATCGAGCGCGACGAACCCGTTCTCGCCGGTGATAGCCACTTCGGAGCCATCGACGGAGTGGCCCTCGAAACGTACCGCTGA